A genomic window from Desulfonatronovibrio magnus includes:
- a CDS encoding thioredoxin family protein, whose product MKKFAAVIVFLGAVFTLMFMYTAQQQKQEQALRATLPDVPAQGMITFINLGTASCLPCQMMDPILEELQEVYVDQVKIAFIDIGRHADQSQRFRITSIPTQIFFDHRGEEFFRHQGYMDKASIVNVLEDLLSRQNTMTDSGSMSPQT is encoded by the coding sequence ATGAAAAAATTCGCAGCAGTCATAGTCTTTCTTGGAGCTGTATTTACTCTGATGTTCATGTACACAGCCCAGCAACAAAAGCAGGAGCAGGCATTAAGGGCCACTCTGCCGGACGTACCGGCCCAGGGCATGATCACCTTTATCAATCTCGGAACAGCCTCATGCCTGCCCTGCCAGATGATGGACCCGATTCTTGAAGAGCTTCAGGAGGTATATGTTGATCAGGTTAAAATCGCCTTTATTGATATTGGCAGACATGCAGATCAAAGCCAGCGATTCAGGATAACCAGCATTCCCACTCAAATATTTTTTGACCACAGGGGCGAAGAGTTCTTTCGACATCAGGGTTATATGGACAAGGCATCCATCGTCAATGTTCTTGAAGATCTTCTGAGCAGGCAGAATACAATGACCGACTCAGGCTCCATGTCTCCACAAACTTGA
- a CDS encoding thioredoxin family protein, with protein sequence MEIKVLGPGCPKCDQAMNLVMEAVKEAGVDADIEKVSDTMKIASYGVFGTPAIVVNGEVKTVGKLPTVAQIREWLS encoded by the coding sequence ATGGAAATCAAGGTACTGGGACCAGGATGTCCCAAATGTGATCAGGCCATGAACCTGGTAATGGAAGCCGTCAAGGAAGCCGGGGTTGATGCTGACATTGAGAAAGTCAGTGATACCATGAAAATAGCTTCCTACGGTGTTTTTGGCACGCCGGCCATTGTAGTTAACGGAGAGGTCAAAACTGTGGGTAAACTGCCGACAGTAGCTCAGATCAGGGAGTGGCTGTCCTGA
- a CDS encoding permease, which produces MKEKTKLLLIIFVFLGAYLIPWDSEIIRRSGLEAFMMLQYYSREHVITCLIPAFFIAGAIAVFVSQASVLKYFGSTANKFLSYSVASVSGTILSVCSCTVLPLFAGIYTRGAGIGPATAFLYSGPAINILAISLTARVLGWQMGLARAVGAIFFAVIIGLLMSWIFCKDEQQRQECVMHLPDEDEKPRTLLQDFMFIMVMVLILIFAASTRPSPDALQLWQIMYSLKWFMAGFLLVVLGLMVKFWYLPQERKEWMQSTWTFIKLIAPLLFIGVLAAGFFLGRPGYPALIPEQWIAGLVGGNSLWANLIASLAGALMYFATLTEVPILQGLMGSGMGQGPALALLLAGPALSLPNMLVIGSVMGFKKTFVFSVIIVIMSTCCGMIYGSFAD; this is translated from the coding sequence ATGAAAGAAAAAACCAAACTGCTTTTAATCATATTTGTGTTTCTTGGAGCATATCTCATTCCCTGGGACAGTGAAATTATCCGGCGATCAGGGCTTGAAGCATTTATGATGCTTCAGTATTACTCCAGAGAGCACGTCATCACCTGCCTCATTCCAGCTTTTTTTATTGCCGGAGCCATAGCTGTTTTTGTATCACAGGCATCAGTGCTTAAATATTTTGGTTCAACAGCCAATAAATTTCTGTCCTATTCTGTGGCCTCGGTTTCAGGCACTATACTGTCCGTCTGCTCATGTACTGTTTTACCGCTTTTTGCCGGCATATACACCCGGGGGGCAGGGATCGGACCTGCCACAGCTTTTCTTTATTCAGGACCGGCCATCAATATTCTGGCCATCTCCCTGACTGCCAGGGTGCTTGGCTGGCAAATGGGACTTGCCAGGGCGGTGGGTGCGATTTTCTTTGCTGTTATTATAGGTCTGCTCATGTCATGGATATTCTGCAAGGATGAACAACAGCGCCAGGAATGCGTTATGCACCTTCCTGATGAGGACGAAAAACCGCGTACCCTGCTGCAGGATTTCATGTTTATCATGGTCATGGTTCTGATTCTGATTTTTGCGGCCTCTACCCGGCCCAGCCCTGATGCACTGCAATTATGGCAGATCATGTACTCATTGAAATGGTTTATGGCTGGTTTTCTGCTTGTTGTTCTGGGTTTGATGGTCAAGTTCTGGTATCTGCCTCAGGAACGAAAAGAATGGATGCAATCCACATGGACCTTTATCAAACTCATTGCTCCCTTACTTTTTATTGGCGTACTGGCTGCCGGCTTTTTCCTGGGCAGACCAGGCTATCCTGCTCTGATCCCTGAACAGTGGATAGCAGGGCTTGTAGGCGGCAACTCATTATGGGCCAATCTCATTGCTTCACTTGCCGGTGCTCTTATGTATTTTGCCACATTGACCGAAGTGCCCATTCTGCAGGGACTGATGGGTTCAGGAATGGGCCAGGGTCCTGCTCTGGCCCTTCTTCTGGCCGGCCCTGCCCTGTCTTTACCCAATATGCTGGTCATTGGAAGCGTCATGGGCTTTAAAAAAACATTTGTTTTTTCTGTGATTATTGTCATCATGTCCACTTGCTGCGGTATGATATACGGCAGTTTTGCAGATTGA
- a CDS encoding cytochrome c biogenesis CcdA family protein — protein MLESFLISINTWITQGTTAAFAGSFLWGIVSVAFSPCHLAAIPLIVAYVGGQQKILDSKEASAYSLLFSLGLFITIAIIGIICAALGRVLGDVGGYWQILIGAILVWVALGMLGVPQCTLPGNFLHKFKMRGYLGALSLGLGYGVLSGMCTFGFLAPILAIITVQEKVGTGITMIILFALGHCLPILLAGSSAAFVRRLLELRAWHGAGVWFRKAAGIVIALLGVYFILNPFFAT, from the coding sequence ATGCTGGAATCCTTTCTCATTTCCATAAATACATGGATCACTCAGGGTACAACTGCTGCTTTTGCCGGATCTTTTCTGTGGGGCATAGTGAGTGTTGCATTCAGCCCCTGTCACCTTGCTGCCATCCCGCTCATCGTAGCTTATGTGGGTGGACAGCAGAAAATTCTTGATTCAAAGGAAGCCAGTGCATATTCTTTACTGTTTTCCCTGGGCTTGTTTATAACCATTGCCATCATTGGCATCATATGCGCCGCTCTCGGCAGGGTTCTCGGAGATGTGGGAGGCTACTGGCAGATACTTATAGGAGCTATCCTGGTCTGGGTTGCTCTTGGAATGCTGGGAGTACCCCAATGCACCCTTCCAGGCAATTTTCTGCATAAATTCAAAATGCGGGGCTATCTCGGAGCTCTAAGTCTGGGATTGGGATACGGAGTGCTTTCCGGAATGTGCACATTCGGTTTCCTGGCCCCCATTCTGGCCATTATCACTGTTCAGGAAAAGGTTGGAACAGGCATTACCATGATCATTCTCTTTGCTCTGGGGCATTGCCTTCCCATTCTGCTGGCCGGCAGTTCCGCTGCTTTTGTCAGGCGTCTTCTTGAGCTGAGAGCCTGGCATGGAGCCGGTGTCTGGTTTCGAAAGGCTGCAGGCATCGTCATTGCCTTACTTGGAGTCTACTTCATTCTTAATCCCTTTTTCGCAACATAA
- the recD2 gene encoding SF1B family DNA helicase RecD2, which produces MNLLKAEVNNLVYHNEDNGYVVARVTSPEEPGVITVCGIMGRLVPGEMLSLKGSWKDHPKYGRQFIVSEFEQIFPATVNGIKRYLSSGMIKGVGPIMADKMVEKFGKEVLDILEEDPDRLLEIDGLGPKKLKKIRESWESQREIRALMLFLQTHQIPTTYAGRIYKKYGGESISIITENPYNLVYDIRGVGFKTADKMALKLGTEPDSPQRLQAAIVYVLFQLSEKGHLFFPAHNLIEKVIEALGDMEEQSVEQALRNLEERKKIVIEDLPEQGIEQAVYLSLFYRVENEIARRLCGLTTHPAGLSEKKIRARIAALENSYGISLTVEQKQAVLDACINKAYVITGGPGTGKTTITRMIVRTLQDLGLKVKLAAPTGRAAKRLSQATGVEAATIHRLLKYNPAGGFDHNEENKLKADAAIVDEASMLDAQLMNHLLRALPVTCRLILVGDVNQLPAVGPGDVLNDILTSQALLSARLTSIFRQARESSIVVNAHRINTGNFPVSSPKDPPQADFFWVVQDEPQRIKELITYMVCERIPEVYGLNPLRDIQVLSPMHKGELGTQELNRVLQEKLNPGADVIVKGYRTFRVRDRVLQIRNNYEKEVFNGDLGWISGFDPEDSEVLVDFEGRQVKYDLDEVDELNLAYAVSVHKSQGSEYPAVVMPVVTQHFMLLQRNLIYTGLTRARKLAIIVGSKKAMGIGIKNLGSGRRFTHLRYRLQKAF; this is translated from the coding sequence ATGAACCTGCTCAAGGCTGAAGTCAACAATCTCGTCTATCACAATGAAGATAACGGCTATGTCGTGGCCAGGGTAACCTCGCCGGAAGAGCCTGGAGTGATTACAGTCTGCGGGATTATGGGCAGACTGGTTCCTGGTGAGATGCTGTCCCTGAAAGGGAGCTGGAAAGATCATCCAAAATACGGCAGACAGTTTATAGTTTCCGAATTTGAACAGATCTTTCCAGCTACAGTCAACGGTATCAAGCGCTATCTAAGTTCAGGCATGATCAAAGGCGTTGGCCCCATCATGGCTGATAAAATGGTGGAAAAATTCGGCAAAGAAGTTCTGGATATTCTGGAGGAAGATCCAGACAGACTTTTGGAGATTGACGGACTTGGGCCGAAAAAACTTAAAAAAATCAGGGAATCATGGGAGAGCCAGCGCGAAATAAGGGCTTTGATGCTTTTTTTGCAGACGCATCAGATTCCCACCACTTATGCTGGCCGAATTTACAAGAAATACGGTGGAGAATCCATCAGTATAATTACTGAGAACCCTTATAATCTGGTTTATGATATACGGGGTGTGGGTTTTAAAACTGCGGATAAAATGGCCCTCAAGCTGGGCACTGAACCGGATAGTCCGCAAAGACTGCAGGCAGCCATTGTTTATGTTTTATTTCAGTTGAGTGAAAAGGGACATCTTTTTTTTCCTGCCCATAATCTGATTGAGAAGGTAATTGAGGCCCTCGGTGATATGGAAGAGCAAAGCGTGGAGCAGGCTCTTAGGAACTTAGAGGAAAGGAAAAAGATTGTTATTGAAGACCTTCCTGAACAGGGGATAGAACAGGCAGTTTACCTGAGTTTATTTTACCGGGTGGAAAATGAGATCGCGAGAAGGCTCTGCGGATTAACCACCCATCCTGCCGGACTTTCAGAAAAAAAGATCAGGGCCAGGATCGCGGCCCTTGAAAATTCATATGGCATCAGCCTTACAGTTGAGCAGAAACAGGCAGTGCTGGATGCATGTATCAACAAAGCCTACGTAATTACAGGAGGCCCTGGAACAGGCAAGACCACCATTACCAGGATGATTGTCCGTACCTTGCAGGATCTTGGTCTTAAAGTAAAGCTGGCTGCTCCTACAGGCCGGGCTGCCAAGCGCCTTTCCCAGGCAACTGGTGTTGAAGCAGCCACCATTCACCGCCTCCTCAAGTACAATCCTGCGGGAGGATTCGATCATAATGAGGAAAACAAGCTTAAGGCGGATGCTGCTATTGTGGATGAAGCCTCCATGCTGGATGCCCAGCTTATGAATCACCTGTTGCGGGCCCTTCCTGTAACCTGTCGTCTTATTCTTGTGGGTGATGTCAACCAGCTTCCTGCAGTAGGCCCGGGAGATGTTCTTAATGATATACTTACCAGCCAGGCTCTTCTCAGTGCCAGGCTCACCAGTATATTCAGACAGGCGAGAGAAAGTTCCATAGTGGTCAATGCTCACAGGATCAATACAGGCAATTTTCCTGTCAGTTCTCCCAAAGATCCGCCCCAGGCGGATTTTTTCTGGGTTGTGCAGGATGAGCCCCAGCGCATCAAAGAACTCATTACCTATATGGTCTGCGAGAGAATTCCTGAAGTGTACGGCCTGAACCCCTTGCGTGATATTCAGGTGCTCAGCCCAATGCATAAGGGAGAGCTTGGAACTCAGGAACTGAACCGGGTGCTTCAGGAAAAACTCAATCCCGGAGCAGATGTTATTGTCAAGGGTTATAGAACATTCAGGGTCAGGGACCGGGTTTTACAGATTCGCAATAATTATGAAAAAGAGGTATTTAACGGTGATCTTGGCTGGATATCCGGATTTGACCCTGAAGACTCCGAGGTGCTGGTGGATTTTGAAGGCAGGCAGGTTAAATATGATCTGGATGAAGTGGATGAACTCAATCTGGCTTATGCTGTAAGTGTGCATAAATCTCAGGGAAGTGAATATCCGGCGGTGGTTATGCCGGTGGTTACCCAGCATTTTATGCTTCTGCAGAGAAACTTGATTTATACAGGCCTGACCAGGGCCAGAAAACTGGCCATTATAGTTGGTTCCAAAAAGGCTATGGGCATTGGAATCAAAAACCTTGGCTCGGGCAGAAGATTTACGCATTTGCGTTACAGACTGCAGAAAGCGTTTTAA
- a CDS encoding PAS domain S-box protein — protein sequence MTNWDDDIRFKKLKEKADSKIRESGLDIRDFPMDEIESLVESLNIHKVELEIQNEELRTAQGDLEKSQQKYFDLYEAAPVGFVIMRENGLVVDANLTTVNKLGTNRQKITNRPFHLYVFVDDLSIFHNHLRQVFSQQQSAQCEVRLRSGEQKYIYARLDSRPMDASHNAELCLTSFVDITSQKKLEQALRASEEKFRKIIERTPLGICITNEDGVFEYVNPSYTQIYGWQPHELLGRQFTMVVNPDEKKEWMQRHHDFLTTGSEVKGKWRVRHKNGHEITIKADAAHYTGDDKRPRKATFVTDITKEAELEQEIIRARDMAEKASRAKSEFLANMSHEIRTPMNGIIGMVELLYGADPNEEQKQYLDMIRSSSHALMGIINDILDLAKIEAGKMELEAAEFDLPGCVRDALRSVASGAGKKQLEIALRVDSRVGLVVGDSVRVRQIIYNLAGNAVKFSESGYVLTEVRLLQHDDKEIELDFAVSDTGIGIDEDKLAGIMDPFIQSDSSTTRKFGGTGLGLAITRQLVASMGGTLNVNSIKGKGSVFSFNLKLGAPGKREKKPEYIAGFDRAFVYQQNDLTACIVMDYLKELSVPGEKIDSAQALEKALSQAELQQQKVLFVLNLDYDQQEQLRVVSIVESKALSGNVYFAGVCQNILPGDMARFREHGLEKVLIKPFSFEDFRSSIMGLTIAEVEAAPVADRDIRPQDVIPSKKLHVLVAEDNSVNQVLSRKILAKRGHTVDLASNGQEAFEKFKQNQYDLILMDIQMPDVDGFEATRLIREYEQNVLNISADLDAQHKDSDQTSKIVKRIPIIALTAYATKQDREKCLDAGMDDYISKPIDMPKLNARLGLYERTEASAEGDSIVRELEDALESLDGDSELLKELISIFIQENEDYLNDLKKAMDTNDRKLLVMAAHRVKGALSVFKNEEIIFQAAAIEEIAAHGDMESIKARVGAFESNLEKFVTKIVNYLGN from the coding sequence ATGACTAACTGGGACGATGACATTCGTTTTAAAAAGCTAAAGGAAAAGGCTGACAGCAAGATTCGAGAGTCAGGTCTTGATATTAGAGATTTTCCCATGGACGAAATTGAAAGCCTTGTGGAAAGTCTCAATATCCATAAGGTGGAGTTGGAGATTCAAAATGAAGAGCTCAGAACCGCCCAGGGGGATCTGGAAAAGTCTCAGCAGAAATATTTTGATCTTTATGAGGCTGCGCCTGTTGGTTTCGTAATTATGCGCGAGAACGGCCTGGTGGTTGACGCAAACCTGACTACGGTCAACAAGCTGGGAACAAATCGCCAGAAAATCACAAATCGTCCTTTTCATCTGTATGTGTTTGTTGATGATCTTTCAATTTTTCACAATCATCTCAGGCAGGTATTTTCCCAGCAGCAGTCAGCTCAGTGTGAAGTCAGACTGAGGTCAGGGGAACAAAAATATATTTATGCCCGCTTGGACAGCCGTCCCATGGATGCTTCTCATAATGCTGAACTCTGTCTGACCTCTTTTGTGGATATTACCAGCCAGAAAAAGCTGGAACAGGCTTTGCGAGCCAGTGAGGAAAAATTTCGCAAAATCATCGAAAGGACTCCTCTTGGAATTTGCATTACCAATGAAGATGGGGTCTTTGAATATGTAAACCCCAGTTACACCCAGATTTATGGATGGCAGCCTCATGAACTCCTGGGGCGTCAATTTACCATGGTGGTTAATCCTGATGAAAAAAAGGAATGGATGCAAAGGCATCATGATTTTTTAACCACGGGCAGCGAGGTTAAAGGCAAATGGCGGGTCAGGCATAAAAATGGCCATGAGATTACTATCAAGGCTGACGCAGCCCACTATACAGGCGATGACAAAAGACCCAGAAAAGCCACTTTTGTGACAGACATCACCAAGGAAGCGGAGCTTGAACAGGAAATCATCAGAGCCAGGGACATGGCTGAAAAGGCCTCCCGGGCCAAGAGTGAGTTTCTGGCCAATATGAGCCATGAAATCAGAACTCCCATGAATGGAATAATCGGCATGGTGGAGTTGCTTTATGGCGCAGATCCTAACGAGGAACAGAAACAGTACTTGGATATGATCCGGTCATCTTCTCATGCACTAATGGGCATAATCAACGATATTCTGGATCTTGCCAAAATTGAGGCCGGCAAGATGGAGCTTGAAGCTGCAGAGTTTGACCTGCCTGGTTGCGTGCGCGATGCTTTGAGATCAGTTGCCTCGGGAGCAGGAAAAAAACAACTGGAAATAGCTCTGCGTGTAGACAGCCGTGTGGGACTGGTAGTGGGGGATTCGGTACGTGTCAGGCAGATTATTTACAATCTGGCCGGCAATGCCGTAAAGTTCTCTGAATCAGGGTATGTGCTTACAGAAGTTCGTCTTTTGCAGCATGATGATAAAGAAATTGAGCTTGATTTTGCTGTGAGTGATACCGGAATAGGGATTGATGAAGATAAATTGGCGGGTATTATGGACCCGTTTATTCAATCGGACAGTTCCACTACCAGGAAATTCGGAGGTACCGGGCTTGGGCTGGCCATCACCCGGCAATTGGTGGCATCTATGGGCGGTACCCTCAATGTGAACAGTATTAAAGGTAAGGGAAGTGTATTCAGTTTCAATCTCAAACTGGGTGCTCCAGGGAAGAGGGAGAAAAAGCCCGAATATATTGCTGGTTTTGACAGGGCCTTTGTCTACCAACAAAACGATCTTACTGCATGCATTGTTATGGATTATCTCAAGGAACTGAGTGTACCTGGTGAAAAAATTGACAGTGCTCAGGCCCTGGAAAAGGCTTTAAGCCAGGCTGAACTGCAGCAACAAAAGGTGCTTTTTGTGCTTAACCTTGATTATGACCAGCAAGAACAGTTAAGGGTGGTTTCCATTGTAGAGAGCAAAGCGCTTAGCGGCAATGTTTATTTTGCAGGTGTGTGCCAGAATATTCTGCCCGGTGATATGGCCAGGTTTCGCGAGCATGGACTGGAAAAGGTGCTTATCAAGCCTTTTTCATTTGAGGATTTCAGATCGTCGATTATGGGGTTGACTATTGCAGAGGTTGAGGCTGCGCCGGTGGCCGATAGAGATATCAGGCCTCAAGATGTTATCCCGTCAAAGAAGCTGCATGTCCTTGTGGCTGAGGACAATTCTGTCAATCAGGTGCTGAGCAGAAAGATTCTGGCCAAGCGCGGCCATACTGTGGATCTTGCCTCCAATGGTCAGGAAGCCTTTGAAAAATTCAAGCAGAATCAATATGATCTGATTTTAATGGATATCCAGATGCCGGATGTGGATGGCTTCGAAGCAACAAGGCTTATCAGAGAATATGAGCAAAATGTTCTTAATATATCTGCTGACTTGGATGCACAGCATAAGGATTCGGATCAGACCAGTAAAATTGTGAAGCGTATTCCCATTATTGCCTTGACAGCCTATGCAACCAAGCAGGACCGGGAAAAATGTCTTGATGCCGGGATGGATGATTATATTTCCAAACCCATTGACATGCCCAAGCTCAATGCCAGACTGGGACTTTATGAAAGAACTGAAGCCTCAGCTGAAGGAGATTCAATTGTCAGAGAGCTCGAGGATGCGCTGGAATCTCTGGACGGAGATTCAGAACTGCTAAAAGAGCTTATTTCCATTTTTATCCAGGAAAATGAAGATTATCTAAATGATCTTAAAAAGGCTATGGACACCAACGACAGAAAACTTCTTGTCATGGCTGCTCACAGGGTAAAGGGAGCATTATCTGTGTTTAAAAACGAGGAAATAATCTTTCAGGCAGCCGCCATTGAAGAAATAGCTGCCCATGGAGACATGGAAAGCATAAAGGCCAGAGTTGGCGCATTTGAAAGCAATCTGGAAAAATTTGTGACCAAAATTGTTAACTACCTGGGGAATTAA
- a CDS encoding chemotaxis protein CheB — MKKSDDGRNDKGSRAYIVGLGASAGGLEALELFFNNLPKVENFSFVIVQHLSPDYKSLMGEILSRHTKIPIQEATDGMRVKPGNIYLIPRKSNMTIFNGKLLLRDQEQGLNLPIDIFFHSLAEDLGEKAIGIVFSGTGSDGTRGVRNIKEAGGIVMVQNPETAKFDGMPTSAIATGIVDFILPPEEMPKALLSYVSGNRKLADNLRHDKLADATGMSKILSLVRARTGVDFSFYKQNTVVRRIQRRMGINQIQNLDEYVRYMENYPGEIQTLYKEVLIGVTKFFRDPEAFEVLKTKVIPNLFEGKEDKDVVRVWVTGCSTGEEAYSLAILLAEYCDENSLRDNIKIFATDIDRDALEYASTGIYPESIAADASMGRIRKYFVPKGENCQIMSHIRERVIFAHHNIIKDPPFSKIDLITCRNLLIYLQPVLQKKVLQNFHFSLNTSGYLFLGSSETVGDTGKLFSPVDIKWKIYQRVGEGRVATNIHDVSQEPRWSKYSQKLLPVPNMNTRLANEVEKVFEGLINEYLPPSVLVNENKEVLHTFGNINEFLRLPSGKMDIDITRMARDELSIPLGTALQQAIKKSRDIHYSNVVVMDKNNKRKSDINLKVKRIVSDSNNPYFLIVFEPMGHGERPDESAEKYDLEENVRKRINDLEQELQYTKENLQATIEELETSNEELQATNEELLAANEELQSTNQELQSVNEELITVNSEYQVKISELTELNEDMANLLDNMDIGIVFLDESLVIRKFTKPASAIVNIMKNDIGRPLEHLSHNMPEYPDFFKDVRQVLYSEKAFNTEAETREGLHFMIKVTPYKTGEDSIQGVVLSFVDITDKVSTQKELLKERQVVSSILSAAPIAVSMVDMDGKLTYVNAECAKILGFDKDKVNSMTYDDPGFSISDLDGNPIPSEDLPFSRVVKSRKKIEDYVHSIITSNGEKKDLLITGAPIFAEDNKTVNGAVFILELLQTLYCPWNAR; from the coding sequence ATGAAAAAAAGTGATGATGGCAGAAACGATAAAGGCAGCAGAGCTTATATAGTGGGGCTTGGCGCTTCAGCAGGCGGCCTGGAAGCCCTTGAGCTGTTTTTTAACAACCTGCCCAAGGTGGAGAATTTTTCTTTTGTTATTGTCCAGCATCTTTCTCCGGACTACAAAAGCCTCATGGGAGAAATTCTTTCCCGGCACACCAAGATTCCCATCCAGGAAGCAACAGACGGTATGCGCGTCAAGCCCGGTAATATCTATCTCATCCCGCGCAAGAGCAATATGACAATTTTCAATGGCAAGCTTCTTCTGCGCGATCAGGAACAGGGGCTTAACCTGCCTATAGATATCTTTTTTCATTCTCTTGCCGAGGATCTTGGGGAAAAAGCCATTGGCATTGTCTTTTCCGGCACTGGGAGCGATGGTACCCGTGGAGTGCGCAACATCAAGGAGGCCGGAGGCATTGTCATGGTTCAGAACCCGGAAACAGCCAAGTTTGACGGCATGCCCACCAGCGCCATTGCCACAGGTATAGTTGACTTTATCCTGCCGCCTGAAGAAATGCCCAAGGCTTTGCTCAGTTATGTATCAGGCAATAGAAAACTTGCGGATAACTTAAGACATGACAAACTGGCAGATGCCACAGGCATGTCCAAGATCCTGTCGCTGGTCAGGGCCAGAACAGGGGTGGATTTTTCTTTTTACAAGCAGAATACAGTTGTCAGACGAATCCAGCGCAGAATGGGCATCAACCAGATCCAGAATTTAGACGAATATGTCCGTTATATGGAGAATTATCCGGGTGAGATACAGACTCTGTACAAAGAAGTATTAATTGGGGTGACCAAGTTTTTTCGCGATCCAGAGGCTTTTGAGGTTCTCAAGACCAAGGTCATACCTAATTTGTTTGAGGGCAAGGAAGATAAAGATGTGGTTCGGGTGTGGGTCACAGGCTGCTCCACAGGTGAAGAAGCTTACAGTCTGGCCATACTGCTGGCTGAATACTGCGATGAAAACTCCTTGCGCGATAATATCAAAATTTTTGCCACAGACATTGATCGCGATGCTCTGGAATATGCATCGACAGGGATATATCCTGAAAGTATTGCAGCAGATGCGTCCATGGGCAGGATCAGAAAATATTTTGTGCCCAAGGGTGAAAACTGTCAGATCATGTCTCATATCAGAGAGCGGGTCATATTTGCACATCATAATATTATCAAGGATCCTCCTTTCAGTAAAATCGATCTCATCACCTGCCGTAACCTGTTGATTTATCTGCAGCCAGTGCTCCAGAAAAAAGTTCTGCAAAACTTTCATTTTTCCCTCAATACCAGTGGATATCTTTTTCTTGGCAGCAGCGAAACTGTTGGAGACACCGGAAAACTTTTTTCTCCGGTGGACATTAAGTGGAAGATCTATCAAAGGGTGGGTGAAGGACGGGTGGCCACTAATATACATGATGTATCCCAGGAGCCCAGGTGGTCGAAATACTCCCAGAAGCTTCTGCCTGTCCCCAATATGAATACCAGACTGGCCAATGAAGTAGAAAAAGTCTTTGAGGGCTTGATTAACGAGTATCTTCCACCCAGTGTTCTGGTTAATGAAAATAAGGAAGTGCTGCATACCTTTGGCAATATTAATGAATTTCTGCGCCTGCCTTCGGGTAAAATGGATATTGATATTACCAGGATGGCCCGTGATGAGCTGTCTATTCCCTTAGGCACGGCACTGCAGCAGGCTATCAAGAAAAGCAGGGATATCCACTATTCCAATGTTGTGGTTATGGACAAGAACAATAAGCGTAAAAGTGACATCAATCTGAAAGTCAAACGCATTGTCAGTGATTCCAATAATCCTTACTTTCTAATTGTATTTGAACCAATGGGCCATGGAGAGCGGCCCGATGAATCTGCTGAAAAGTACGATCTTGAGGAAAACGTCCGCAAAAGAATCAATGACTTAGAACAGGAACTTCAATACACCAAGGAAAATCTTCAGGCTACCATTGAAGAGTTGGAAACCTCCAATGAGGAATTGCAGGCCACCAATGAAGAACTACTTGCTGCCAATGAAGAGTTGCAGAGTACCAATCAGGAGCTGCAATCGGTCAATGAAGAGTTGATAACAGTTAATTCCGAATATCAGGTCAAAATATCGGAGCTGACAGAACTCAATGAAGATATGGCTAATCTTTTAGACAATATGGATATTGGCATTGTTTTTCTGGATGAAAGCTTAGTCATCAGGAAGTTCACCAAGCCGGCATCAGCAATTGTCAATATAATGAAAAATGATATTGGCAGACCTCTGGAGCATCTTTCTCATAACATGCCTGAATATCCGGATTTTTTTAAGGATGTGCGTCAGGTTCTTTATTCGGAAAAGGCATTCAACACAGAGGCTGAAACCAGGGAAGGACTGCACTTCATGATTAAGGTTACACCCTATAAAACTGGAGAAGATTCTATCCAGGGAGTGGTTCTGTCATTTGTGGATATCACGGACAAGGTCAGCACCCAGAAGGAGCTGCTCAAGGAACGACAGGTTGTTTCCAGTATATTGAGCGCTGCACCCATTGCTGTCTCCATGGTGGATATGGATGGGAAGCTTACTTATGTGAATGCTGAATGTGCAAAGATTCTGGGCTTTGACAAGGACAAAGTTAATTCCATGACCTATGATGATCCTGGTTTCAGCATTAGTGATCTTGACGGCAACCCCATTCCGTCTGAGGATCTTCCTTTCAGCAGAGTGGTTAAGTCCAGGAAAAAGATTGAAGATTATGTGCACTCCATAATAACCTCAAACGGTGAGAAAAAAGATCTGCTCATCACTGGTGCTCCTATTTTTGCAGAAGATAACAAGACAGTTAATGGAGCGGTTTTCATACTTGAACTGCTGCAGACTTTATATTGTCCCTGGAACGCGAGGTAA